A section of the Quatrionicoccus australiensis genome encodes:
- the alr gene encoding alanine racemase, whose translation MKTSRPIRARISPAAILHNYRQAKRRAPGAKAWAVIKANAYGHGQWRAVEALRGEADGFALLETENAVALREAGITQPIVLLEGIFSARDARAVVEHGLTTVIHCPEQLDLLLATAPADAPLSICLKLNTGMNRLGFTARTLPAARARLASLTRADVMLMTHFAEADGERGVDWQLARFNELAGDWSGKRCLANSAAILRHPQTHADWVRPGIMLYGSSPFAETTAAELELQPAMTLSSALIGVQDIAAGERVGYGGTFTAARAMRIGVVACGYADGYPRHATSGTPIMVMGKRTTTVGRVSMDMLACDITDIPEAGIGAPVTLWGRGIAGEVTADEVAAAAGTISYELFCALAARVPLEIGDI comes from the coding sequence ATGAAAACCTCCCGTCCGATCCGGGCGCGCATCTCCCCGGCCGCCATCCTGCATAATTATCGTCAGGCCAAGCGCCGGGCTCCCGGCGCCAAGGCCTGGGCGGTGATCAAGGCCAACGCCTATGGGCATGGTCAGTGGCGCGCCGTCGAGGCGCTGCGCGGCGAAGCCGACGGCTTTGCCCTGCTCGAGACGGAAAACGCGGTGGCCCTGCGCGAAGCCGGCATCACGCAACCGATCGTGCTGCTCGAAGGCATCTTCTCGGCGCGCGATGCGCGTGCTGTGGTTGAACACGGCCTGACCACGGTCATCCATTGTCCGGAGCAACTCGATCTGCTGCTCGCCACGGCGCCGGCCGACGCGCCGTTGTCGATCTGCCTCAAGCTCAATACCGGCATGAACCGGCTCGGTTTCACGGCGCGGACATTGCCGGCGGCGCGTGCCAGACTGGCCAGCCTGACTCGCGCCGACGTGATGTTGATGACGCATTTTGCCGAAGCCGATGGTGAGCGCGGCGTCGACTGGCAACTCGCCCGCTTCAACGAACTGGCCGGCGACTGGTCGGGCAAGCGCTGTCTGGCCAATTCGGCGGCCATCCTGCGCCACCCGCAGACGCACGCCGACTGGGTGCGGCCGGGTATCATGCTCTACGGCAGCAGCCCGTTCGCCGAAACCACTGCCGCCGAACTTGAATTGCAGCCGGCGATGACGCTGAGCAGCGCCTTGATCGGCGTCCAGGATATTGCGGCCGGCGAGCGCGTCGGTTACGGCGGCACCTTCACGGCAGCACGGGCAATGCGCATCGGCGTCGTCGCCTGCGGCTATGCCGACGGTTATCCGCGACATGCGACCAGCGGTACGCCGATCATGGTCATGGGCAAGCGTACGACGACGGTCGGGCGGGTGTCGATGGACATGCTGGCCTGCGATATCACCGACATTCCGGAAGCCGGTATCGGCGCGCCGGTCACGCTGTGGGGGCGCGGCATCGCCGGTGAGGTCACGGCAGACGAAGTGGCGGCTGCCGCCGGCACCATTTCCTACGAACTGTTTTGTGCCCTGGCGGCACGTGTACCGCTGGAAATCGGGGATATCTGA
- the radA gene encoding DNA repair protein RadA gives MAKVKSIYSCTECGASSPKWQGQCPGCGEWNTLVESVAEKASGHRFESLAPTAKLQNLSEIEARETERIPTGIGEFDRALGGGLVPGGVVLIGGDPGIGKSTLLLQALSLLSLGQKVLYISGEESGEQVALRARRLGLDTRQLQLMAEINLERIVGTLQAEQPRVAVIDSIQTLWSDQLSSAPGSVAQVRECAAQLTRLAKQAGITIILVGHVTKDGALAGPRVLEHIVDTVLYFEGDTHSSFRLVRAVKNRFGAVNELGVFAMTETGLKGVSNPSALFLSQHGQDVAGSCVMVTQEGTRPLLVEIQALVDTSHGNPRRLTVGLEAQRLAMLLAVLHRHAGIVCFDQDVFVNAVGGVKITEPAADLAVLMSITSSLKNKPLPSKLIVFGEVGLAGEIRPAPRGQERLKEAAKLGFTRALIPEANRPKQAIAGMEVIAVKRVEEAVARIRELD, from the coding sequence GTGGCCAAGGTCAAATCGATTTACAGCTGTACCGAATGCGGTGCAAGCAGTCCGAAGTGGCAGGGCCAGTGTCCGGGCTGCGGCGAGTGGAATACCTTGGTCGAGTCGGTCGCCGAGAAGGCGAGCGGACATCGTTTCGAGTCGCTGGCACCGACTGCGAAGTTGCAGAACCTGTCGGAAATCGAGGCGCGTGAAACCGAGCGCATCCCGACCGGGATCGGCGAATTCGACCGCGCCCTCGGCGGCGGCCTGGTGCCGGGCGGCGTCGTGCTGATCGGCGGCGACCCCGGCATCGGCAAGAGCACCTTGCTGCTGCAGGCCCTGTCGCTGCTCTCGCTGGGCCAGAAGGTGCTCTACATCAGCGGCGAGGAATCCGGCGAGCAGGTCGCCCTGCGCGCCCGCCGACTCGGTCTCGATACCCGGCAACTGCAGTTGATGGCCGAGATCAATCTCGAACGCATCGTCGGTACGTTGCAGGCCGAGCAGCCGCGCGTCGCGGTGATCGACTCGATCCAGACCCTGTGGTCGGATCAGTTGTCGAGTGCGCCGGGCTCGGTGGCGCAGGTGCGCGAATGCGCGGCGCAACTGACGCGGCTCGCCAAGCAGGCCGGCATCACCATCATCCTGGTCGGCCACGTCACCAAGGACGGCGCGCTGGCCGGGCCGCGCGTCCTCGAACACATCGTCGATACCGTGCTCTATTTCGAAGGCGACACGCATTCCAGCTTCCGCTTGGTGCGGGCCGTCAAGAACCGCTTCGGCGCGGTCAACGAACTCGGCGTCTTCGCGATGACCGAGACCGGCTTGAAGGGGGTCAGCAATCCGTCGGCGCTGTTCCTGTCGCAGCACGGTCAGGATGTCGCCGGTTCCTGCGTAATGGTGACGCAGGAAGGCACGCGGCCGCTGCTGGTCGAGATCCAGGCGCTGGTCGACACCTCGCACGGTAATCCGCGCCGGCTGACGGTCGGCCTCGAAGCGCAGCGTCTGGCGATGCTGCTCGCCGTGCTGCACCGGCATGCCGGCATTGTTTGTTTCGACCAGGATGTTTTCGTCAATGCGGTGGGCGGCGTCAAGATTACCGAGCCGGCGGCCGACTTGGCAGTGTTGATGTCGATTACTTCTTCATTGAAAAACAAGCCGTTGCCATCGAAACTTATAGTATTTGGTGAGGTTGGTCTGGCCGGTGAAATTCGGCCGGCGCCGCGCGGTCAGGAGCGTCTGAAGGAGGCCGCCAAGCTCGGTTTTACGCGTGCCCTGATCCCCGAAGCGAATCGGCCGAAGCAGGCGATAGCCGGCATGGAGGTGATTGCCGTCAAACGGGTCGAGGAGGCAGTGGCGCGGATACGCGAGCTGGACTAA
- a CDS encoding putative bifunctional diguanylate cyclase/phosphodiesterase, translated as MFNLSRYFSTLSFVLIVLAAGGLGLLYRELSLHQISELAESRNVAMAQIFENALRQPLERLISASIGRDGGEMLRSGEIETLRASSQALMRNTAVIKVKIYNRLGLTVFSTDARQVGESRLENPGFRSAINGVVLSELVHRNTADTMEGSVSDVDLLSSYIPIYGEGHMIEGVFELYQDVSPFMAQSRRSLWWVMAGVLSVCAALYLMQFLVVRRAQRILKEQEGRIKAARDTLEIQVDARTAELKRANSQLEEEVGVRRQAESKLNYLAYHDPLTGLANRRCFIERLEESMQEAVRSEQRLAVLFIDLDQFKQVNDSLGHGVGDELLVSVASRLSEHVRLIDMLARLGGDEFICLMEGVRDAEDVALLAQEINAAFAAVFLLGEHELFLSASIGICLYPGDGDNVLELMRNADTAMYRAKGQGRGLFHFYTPEMTRDARERIRLENLLRGALDNGEISLHFQPQVDAADGRLVGAEALARWDSPRLGSVSPVRFIPLAEDSGMIIALGSWVLRESCRQIVQWQAAGFDLPQVSVNISVKQLERPGFVSDLAAIIAETGVTPACLKLEITESVVLAMADACALLERVRALGVTLALDDFGTGYSSLSYLKLLPVDQLKIDRSFIIGIGSNSGDEAIIETVMALARSLGFEVLAEGVETVGQAEFLSGHGCHQFQGFLYGKAVAADEFQATWQARP; from the coding sequence ATGTTCAATCTTTCGCGCTACTTCTCGACGCTCAGTTTTGTTCTCATCGTGCTGGCAGCCGGCGGCCTGGGGCTGCTTTACCGCGAGTTGTCTCTGCATCAGATCAGCGAGCTGGCAGAAAGCCGCAATGTCGCGATGGCGCAGATCTTCGAGAATGCCTTGCGCCAGCCTCTCGAACGTCTGATCAGTGCATCAATCGGGCGAGATGGCGGGGAAATGCTGCGTAGCGGAGAGATCGAGACGCTGCGCGCGAGTTCGCAGGCGTTGATGCGCAACACTGCCGTGATCAAGGTCAAGATCTACAACCGGCTCGGCTTGACGGTCTTTTCCACGGACGCCCGGCAGGTTGGCGAAAGCCGCCTGGAAAATCCCGGTTTTCGTTCGGCAATCAATGGCGTGGTGCTCAGCGAACTGGTCCATCGCAATACGGCGGATACGATGGAAGGCAGTGTCAGCGATGTCGATCTGCTGTCGAGTTACATCCCGATTTACGGTGAAGGCCACATGATAGAAGGGGTGTTCGAGCTCTATCAGGATGTCTCCCCGTTCATGGCGCAGTCGCGGCGCAGCCTGTGGTGGGTGATGGCCGGGGTGCTGTCGGTCTGTGCCGCGCTGTACCTGATGCAGTTTCTGGTCGTACGCCGTGCCCAGCGCATTCTCAAGGAGCAGGAGGGGCGCATCAAGGCAGCGCGCGATACGCTGGAAATCCAGGTCGATGCCCGTACCGCCGAACTCAAGCGGGCCAACAGCCAGCTGGAAGAAGAGGTGGGAGTGCGGCGTCAGGCTGAAAGCAAGCTGAATTACCTGGCCTATCACGACCCGCTGACCGGGCTGGCCAACCGGCGCTGTTTCATCGAGCGCCTCGAAGAAAGCATGCAGGAAGCCGTGCGCAGCGAACAGCGCCTGGCGGTGTTGTTCATCGATCTCGACCAGTTCAAGCAGGTCAATGATTCGCTGGGCCACGGTGTTGGCGATGAACTGCTGGTGTCGGTGGCGTCACGTCTTTCCGAGCATGTGCGCCTGATCGACATGCTGGCCCGCCTGGGTGGCGACGAGTTCATCTGCCTGATGGAGGGTGTGCGCGATGCCGAAGATGTGGCCTTGCTGGCGCAGGAAATCAACGCGGCTTTTGCGGCGGTCTTCCTGCTCGGCGAGCACGAGCTGTTTCTTTCGGCCTCGATCGGCATCTGCCTCTATCCCGGCGATGGCGACAACGTGCTTGAGCTGATGCGCAATGCCGATACGGCGATGTACCGTGCCAAGGGGCAGGGGCGCGGCCTTTTCCATTTCTACACGCCGGAAATGACGCGCGATGCCCGCGAACGTATCCGTCTGGAAAACCTGCTGCGCGGCGCGCTCGACAATGGCGAGATTTCGTTGCATTTCCAGCCCCAGGTCGATGCGGCGGATGGCCGGCTGGTCGGTGCCGAAGCCCTGGCACGCTGGGACAGCCCGCGTCTGGGCAGCGTCAGTCCGGTGCGCTTCATTCCGCTGGCCGAGGATTCCGGCATGATCATCGCGCTCGGCAGCTGGGTGTTGCGCGAGAGTTGTCGCCAGATCGTCCAGTGGCAGGCCGCTGGCTTCGATTTGCCACAGGTGTCGGTCAATATTTCGGTCAAGCAGCTGGAGCGGCCGGGCTTTGTCAGCGATCTGGCGGCGATCATTGCCGAAACCGGCGTCACGCCGGCCTGCCTGAAACTCGAGATCACCGAGTCGGTGGTGCTGGCGATGGCCGATGCCTGCGCCTTGCTTGAGCGTGTGCGGGCGCTCGGCGTGACGCTGGCCCTCGACGATTTCGGTACCGGTTATTCGTCGCTGAGTTATCTCAAGCTTTTGCCAGTCGATCAATTGAAGATCGATCGTTCCTTCATCATCGGCATCGGCAGCAACTCCGGCGACGAGGCAATCATCGAAACGGTGATGGCGCTGGCGCGCAGCCTCGGTTTCGAGGTGCTCGCCGAAGGCGTTGAAACGGTCGGTCAGGCGGAATTTTTGAGCGGCCACGGCTGCCACCAGTTCCAGGGCTTTCTTTACGGCAAGGCGGTCGCCGCCGACGAGTTCCAGGCGACCTGGCAGGCCCGGCCATGA
- a CDS encoding ABC transporter permease, with protein MIGLAWRLLGRELRSGELRLLLAALVVAVAAVSAVGFFADRVRLALDSQAQQLLGGDLILIADHPWPAGIVDEAGRRGLQVAETLTFPSMVQAAGQVQLADIKAVSSNYPLRGSLGVTRMRGAPAAAVNAGPLAGMVWLDERLADALQVAPGAMLTLGNSRLRVDAILVQEPDRSFNLFSLAPRLMMNVADIPASGLVQFGSRVTYRRLLAGEPGALSGFRNWLEGRLAHGERVEDAQNARPEIRSALERAQRFLGLATLLTVVLAAVAVALAARRYMQRHLDACAVLRCFGMTQRRLIGLHAWLFAWLALLAIGLGGLLGFFGHFVLSEWLAALLGSRLPLPGAWPLLQGAAVVLVLLFGFALPPVLQLSRVPTLRVLRRELGPPTPWLLGGYGLGLLLLAGLMLLVADDRRLGGIAVAGFAGALGVFWLFARLAVLVIGGMRRGGAFGWRQGMANLSRHAASSSLQIVALAIGLMAMLLLTVTRGELLAAWQKASPLDAPNRFVINIQPGQRAQMAASLAAAGIKAELSPMIRARLQKIAGRPVSAASFPEDERAQRLIEREFNLSWRAEMPAANQIVAGRWFAPPASGQAEASVEEGLARTLGIKLGDELLFMIAGQEKSLRVSSLRKLDWDSMRVNFFVLTPPGVIEDAPASYITSFYQPETATAFGRQLVAQFPNLTVIDVAAVLRQLQDLVGQVAGAVQFIFLFTLAAGAIVLYAALLSAFDERRYELAVMRALGARRPQLRQAMLAELAVIGGLAGLLAAAGAMALGQLIAWRVFALELPLTVWLPLASLLGGALLAIAIGWLAIRSLLDTPPLQALRAGA; from the coding sequence ATGATCGGCCTGGCCTGGCGCCTGCTCGGGCGCGAGCTGCGCTCCGGTGAATTGCGCCTGCTGCTGGCGGCGCTGGTGGTTGCCGTTGCCGCGGTCAGCGCGGTCGGCTTTTTTGCCGACCGGGTGCGTCTGGCGCTGGACAGCCAGGCACAGCAACTGCTGGGCGGGGATCTGATATTGATTGCCGATCATCCCTGGCCGGCCGGCATTGTTGATGAAGCTGGCCGGCGTGGTCTGCAAGTTGCCGAAACGCTGACTTTTCCGAGTATGGTGCAAGCCGCCGGGCAGGTTCAGCTGGCCGATATCAAGGCAGTCAGCAGCAACTATCCCTTGCGCGGCAGCCTGGGCGTGACGCGGATGCGCGGTGCGCCAGCCGCCGCGGTCAATGCCGGGCCGCTGGCGGGCATGGTCTGGCTCGACGAGCGTCTGGCCGATGCCCTCCAAGTCGCGCCCGGTGCCATGCTCACCCTGGGTAACAGTCGCTTGCGGGTCGATGCGATCCTGGTGCAGGAGCCGGATCGCAGCTTCAACCTGTTCAGCCTGGCTCCGCGTCTGATGATGAATGTCGCCGATATTCCGGCGAGCGGCCTCGTCCAGTTCGGTTCGCGCGTCACTTACCGGCGCCTGCTGGCCGGTGAGCCAGGCGCGCTGAGTGGCTTCCGCAACTGGCTGGAGGGCAGGCTGGCGCACGGTGAACGTGTCGAAGATGCACAAAATGCCCGCCCGGAAATTCGCAGTGCGCTGGAGCGGGCGCAGCGCTTTCTTGGTTTGGCGACCCTGTTGACCGTTGTCCTGGCGGCGGTGGCCGTCGCCCTGGCGGCGCGCCGCTACATGCAGCGTCATCTCGATGCCTGTGCCGTGCTGCGCTGTTTCGGCATGACGCAGCGCCGGCTGATCGGTCTGCATGCCTGGCTGTTTGCCTGGCTGGCCTTGCTCGCCATCGGGCTGGGCGGTCTACTCGGATTTTTCGGTCATTTTGTTCTCAGTGAATGGCTGGCGGCTTTGCTCGGGAGCCGCTTGCCCTTGCCCGGTGCCTGGCCCTTGCTGCAAGGCGCGGCGGTCGTCCTGGTCCTGCTCTTCGGTTTTGCCCTGCCGCCGGTGCTGCAACTGAGCCGGGTGCCGACCCTGCGCGTGCTGCGCCGCGAACTGGGGCCGCCGACGCCCTGGCTGCTCGGCGGTTACGGGCTCGGCCTGTTGCTGCTCGCCGGCCTGATGTTGCTGGTGGCCGACGATAGACGGTTGGGCGGCATCGCGGTAGCCGGCTTTGCCGGCGCGCTGGGCGTTTTCTGGCTGTTTGCCCGGCTGGCCGTGCTGGTCATCGGCGGCATGCGCCGGGGCGGCGCTTTCGGCTGGCGCCAGGGCATGGCGAACCTGTCCCGGCATGCGGCCTCGAGCAGCTTGCAGATTGTCGCGCTGGCGATCGGCTTGATGGCCATGCTTCTGCTCACGGTGACCCGCGGCGAGTTGCTGGCGGCCTGGCAGAAGGCGTCGCCGCTCGATGCGCCGAACCGCTTCGTCATCAATATCCAGCCCGGGCAGCGCGCCCAGATGGCGGCGAGCCTGGCGGCCGCGGGGATCAAGGCCGAGTTGTCGCCGATGATTCGGGCGCGTTTGCAGAAAATTGCCGGTCGACCGGTTTCGGCGGCCAGTTTTCCTGAGGATGAGCGGGCGCAGCGCCTGATCGAGCGCGAGTTCAATCTCTCCTGGCGGGCCGAAATGCCGGCCGCCAACCAGATTGTCGCCGGCCGGTGGTTTGCGCCGCCGGCGAGCGGGCAGGCCGAGGCTTCGGTCGAGGAAGGGCTGGCCAGGACGCTGGGTATCAAGCTCGGCGACGAACTGCTGTTCATGATCGCCGGACAGGAAAAGTCGCTGCGCGTCAGCAGCCTGCGCAAGCTCGACTGGGATTCGATGCGCGTCAATTTCTTTGTGCTGACGCCGCCCGGCGTGATCGAGGATGCGCCGGCCAGCTACATCACCAGTTTTTATCAGCCGGAAACGGCAACTGCCTTCGGGCGGCAACTGGTGGCGCAATTTCCCAATCTGACGGTGATCGACGTGGCGGCGGTGTTGCGCCAGTTGCAGGACCTGGTCGGCCAGGTCGCCGGGGCCGTGCAGTTCATCTTCCTGTTTACGCTGGCGGCCGGTGCCATCGTGCTTTATGCCGCGCTGCTCAGTGCCTTCGACGAGCGGCGTTACGAACTGGCGGTGATGCGTGCTCTTGGCGCACGCCGCCCGCAATTGCGCCAGGCGATGCTGGCCGAACTGGCGGTGATCGGCGGTCTGGCCGGTCTGCTCGCCGCCGCCGGTGCGATGGCGCTCGGTCAACTGATCGCATGGCGGGTTTTTGCCCTGGAATTGCCGTTGACCGTATGGCTGCCGCTGGCTTCCTTGCTGGGCGGTGCGCTGCTGGCGATTGCCATCGGCTGGCTGGCCATCCGCAGCCTGCTCGATACGCCACCGCTGCAGGCCTTGCGGGCGGGGGCCTAA
- a CDS encoding ATP-binding protein — protein sequence MPAHSTDISVSARYSELPGLMCWLAEQAERFGLSQIDGQRLQLIVEELLTNTIRHGHGRECDAAVDIRFEPKMPHPLLTYSDTAGAFDPTRFAPSECTADIGGLGIELIRGMTSLFRYQRQNGRNIIELML from the coding sequence ATGCCTGCCCATTCTACGGATATTTCAGTCAGTGCGCGCTACAGCGAGCTGCCCGGCCTCATGTGCTGGCTTGCCGAGCAGGCCGAGCGCTTCGGCCTGAGCCAGATCGACGGCCAGCGCCTGCAACTGATCGTCGAGGAATTGCTGACCAACACCATCCGCCACGGCCATGGCCGGGAATGCGACGCAGCGGTCGACATCCGTTTCGAGCCAAAAATGCCCCATCCCTTGCTGACCTACAGCGACACGGCCGGCGCTTTCGATCCGACCCGGTTCGCACCAAGTGAATGCACCGCCGATATTGGCGGTCTCGGCATCGAATTGATCCGTGGCATGACCAGCCTCTTTCGCTACCAGCGTCAGAACGGACGCAACATCATCGAACTGATGCTTTAG
- a CDS encoding FecR family protein has translation MIKTHHKAAWALLALAFSLAAQAADPAGMVKTSSGQVSIERGGQKLIAVVGTPVYVSDKLRTAGDSAVGVTLRDTTLLSAGPNSLIVIDKFAYDTTSQAGNMSIGIRKGTLAVASGKIAKQTPESVDFHTPTSVLGVRGTEFAVEVGGDNEE, from the coding sequence ATGATTAAAACACATCACAAGGCTGCCTGGGCGCTGCTTGCGCTGGCTTTCAGCCTCGCCGCACAGGCCGCCGATCCGGCCGGCATGGTCAAGACCAGCAGCGGTCAGGTCAGTATCGAACGCGGTGGCCAGAAGCTGATCGCCGTGGTCGGCACGCCGGTCTATGTCTCCGACAAGCTGCGCACGGCAGGCGACAGCGCGGTTGGCGTGACCCTGCGCGATACCACCTTGCTGTCGGCCGGACCGAACTCCCTGATCGTCATCGACAAGTTCGCCTACGACACCACCTCGCAGGCTGGCAACATGTCGATCGGCATTCGCAAGGGGACGCTGGCCGTGGCCAGCGGCAAGATCGCCAAGCAGACGCCGGAATCGGTCGATTTCCATACGCCGACCTCGGTGCTCGGTGTGCGCGGCACGGAGTTCGCTGTTGAAGTGGGAGGCGACAATGAAGAATGA
- a CDS encoding OmpA family protein — MKNEMRLSLLSLALLMLAGCASSERVVLLPSADGRASAVVVRDAKGELVLDQPYAGSVRSQGTNSAYRSTPEEVKERFGAALAAQPARPRSYTLYFQGGNQLTPESQAEFAKMRADVLAWSAPEIMVIGHTDRVGSVQSNDALSLKRAESVRALLIEAGIPAGKLEAVGRGEREPLVATADEVAEGKNRRVEINLR; from the coding sequence ATGAAGAATGAAATGCGTCTGTCGCTGCTTTCGCTGGCATTGCTGATGCTCGCCGGCTGTGCCAGCAGTGAACGTGTGGTGCTGCTGCCTTCGGCCGATGGCCGTGCCAGCGCTGTCGTGGTGCGCGATGCCAAGGGCGAGCTGGTGCTTGATCAGCCTTATGCCGGCAGTGTGCGCAGTCAGGGCACCAACAGCGCCTACCGGTCGACGCCGGAAGAAGTGAAAGAACGCTTCGGTGCGGCCCTGGCTGCCCAACCGGCACGCCCGCGCAGCTACACGCTGTATTTCCAGGGCGGCAATCAGCTGACGCCCGAATCGCAGGCCGAGTTTGCCAAGATGCGGGCCGATGTTCTCGCCTGGTCGGCGCCGGAAATCATGGTTATCGGCCATACCGACCGGGTCGGCAGTGTCCAGTCCAACGATGCCTTGTCGCTCAAGCGTGCCGAGTCGGTGCGCGCCTTGCTGATCGAGGCAGGAATCCCCGCCGGCAAGCTGGAAGCGGTTGGTCGCGGCGAGCGGGAACCGCTGGTGGCGACGGCTGATGAAGTCGCCGAAGGCAAAAATCGCCGGGTTGAAATCAACCTGCGCTGA
- a CDS encoding CHASE2 domain-containing protein: MKRLSSFGLMLLRAGRGLALPGLLLIGAAITLHYSDSTPLNSLRQAQFDRYQRQMPRPRESEPVIIVGIDSQSLAEYGQWPWSRDLIARLCSKILAGQPLALGIDIIFAEPDRYSPIVLGEQLKGLPRQTLAALPEPDAHLAHVLAGGPTVLAIAGIGNPLPGARQPAKPLPLLAGMPADWPGISRFATAVVSRGELEQAAAGEGLINASPDGLHSSTERGVLRRVPTIARINEQTFLSLPLEMLRQALGEAGDVAPEFGGHGMEALRIGDYRLPTQANGELLVHYGQANSNYFLSAADVLSGAQPAEIFQSRFVILGLNSPGLQDRIITPLGEVLPGVDIHAQVIESMLSGAALKRPWWMPTLELGALLLGGLLLITGVPRLQPRFAVISFGSLGLLLTGAGYLVFYSGQWLFDGPSLVLLLSPVFIVLLGNTLIEADARRRQAESALQLSREAAARTAGQLDAARRIQMGLLPDPQRLFAGEQRFSVAALLEPALAVGGDYYDCFMLDANRLCLTVGDVSGKGIPASLFMAIAKTLSGTLTRREADLAQAVREVEQELNRENGEFLFVTAFIGILDATSGELEFVCAGHDAPLLLRDGEIGKIDTASHSGPPLCATEGYAFVSDRIRLQAGDQLCLYTDGVTEASDGRSLFGAERLLATLQANAGHSPAEITGALRDAVRSFESGHPAADDLTLLVLNYNGQLLSAG, encoded by the coding sequence GTGAAACGCCTGAGCAGCTTCGGTCTGATGCTGCTCCGCGCCGGGCGTGGGCTGGCCCTGCCCGGCCTCCTGCTGATCGGTGCCGCCATTACGCTGCATTACAGCGACTCGACGCCACTGAACAGCCTGCGTCAGGCGCAATTCGACCGCTACCAGCGCCAGATGCCACGCCCGCGGGAAAGCGAACCCGTCATCATCGTCGGCATCGACAGCCAAAGCCTTGCCGAATACGGACAATGGCCCTGGTCGCGCGACCTGATTGCCCGCCTCTGCAGCAAAATTCTGGCTGGCCAGCCGCTGGCACTGGGCATCGACATCATCTTTGCCGAACCCGACCGCTACAGCCCGATTGTTCTCGGCGAACAACTCAAGGGACTGCCCAGACAGACACTCGCCGCGCTGCCCGAGCCGGATGCGCATCTCGCGCACGTGCTTGCCGGCGGCCCGACCGTGCTCGCCATTGCCGGCATCGGCAATCCGCTGCCCGGCGCGCGCCAGCCTGCCAAGCCCTTGCCCCTGCTGGCAGGCATGCCGGCCGACTGGCCGGGCATCAGCCGGTTCGCTACCGCCGTCGTCAGTCGTGGCGAACTGGAACAGGCAGCAGCTGGCGAAGGCTTGATCAATGCCAGCCCGGACGGCCTGCACTCCAGCACAGAGCGCGGCGTGCTGCGCCGGGTACCGACCATTGCCCGAATCAATGAACAGACTTTCTTGTCGCTCCCCCTGGAAATGCTGCGCCAGGCGCTGGGCGAAGCCGGCGATGTAGCCCCGGAATTCGGCGGTCATGGCATGGAGGCGCTGCGTATCGGCGACTACCGCCTGCCCACCCAGGCCAATGGCGAACTGCTGGTTCATTATGGTCAGGCCAACTCGAATTACTTCCTGTCCGCCGCCGATGTCCTGTCCGGCGCGCAGCCAGCAGAAATTTTCCAGTCGCGCTTTGTCATCCTCGGCTTGAATAGCCCCGGCTTGCAGGACCGCATCATCACCCCGCTGGGCGAAGTCCTGCCCGGCGTAGACATCCACGCCCAGGTCATTGAAAGCATGCTGAGCGGCGCCGCGCTCAAGCGCCCCTGGTGGATGCCGACACTTGAACTGGGCGCCCTGCTCCTGGGCGGCCTGTTGTTGATTACCGGTGTACCGCGCCTGCAGCCACGTTTTGCCGTGATCAGCTTCGGCAGCCTGGGACTCCTGCTGACTGGCGCCGGCTACCTTGTCTTTTATTCCGGCCAATGGCTGTTCGATGGCCCGTCGCTGGTGCTGCTTCTCAGCCCGGTCTTCATCGTGCTGCTCGGCAATACGCTGATCGAAGCCGATGCCCGCCGCCGCCAGGCCGAGTCCGCTCTCCAGCTCAGCCGCGAGGCCGCCGCCCGCACCGCCGGCCAACTCGATGCCGCCCGCCGTATCCAGATGGGCCTGCTGCCCGACCCGCAACGCCTGTTCGCCGGGGAACAACGTTTTTCCGTTGCCGCCCTGCTCGAACCGGCACTCGCCGTCGGCGGCGACTACTACGACTGTTTCATGCTCGATGCCAACCGCCTCTGCCTGACCGTCGGCGACGTTTCCGGCAAGGGCATTCCGGCCAGCCTGTTCATGGCCATCGCGAAAACGCTGAGTGGCACCTTGACCCGGCGCGAAGCCGATCTCGCCCAGGCTGTCCGCGAAGTCGAACAGGAGTTGAACCGGGAAAACGGCGAGTTTCTTTTCGTCACCGCCTTCATCGGCATTCTCGATGCAACGAGCGGCGAACTGGAGTTCGTCTGCGCCGGCCACGATGCGCCGCTGCTGTTGCGCGATGGAGAAATCGGAAAGATCGATACGGCCAGCCATTCGGGGCCGCCGCTCTGCGCCACCGAAGGCTACGCCTTCGTCAGCGACCGCATCCGCCTGCAGGCAGGCGATCAGCTCTGCCTGTACACCGATGGCGTGACCGAAGCCAGCGATGGCCGTTCGCTGTTCGGCGCCGAGCGCCTGCTGGCAACACTGCAGGCCAATGCCGGGCACAGCCCGGCCGAGATCACCGGCGCACTGCGCGACGCCGTGCGCAGCTTCGAGTCAGGCCACCCGGCGGCGGATGACCTGACCCTGCTTGTGTTGAATTACAACGGTCAACTGCTCAGCGCAGGTTGA